One part of the Ornithodoros turicata isolate Travis chromosome 2, ASM3712646v1, whole genome shotgun sequence genome encodes these proteins:
- the LOC135386146 gene encoding protein zwilch homolog: MIGSGDYCDREALKRMMSDSWDGKAVPYSNKYEIEQAVMSNPLLLKLELPDKSILVQRCQQQSRLMSRSKSESSTLFIDDVSDSECELELTGCPLEWPMESKSFSLMESPPYEDASKNSESSVRDKLRALPADEARTVLNAVVSMLGVCGYATEIDPVWVACDGTDPQYTAFLGYHKGGGACSRAIVTCRGPIESKEDLPTYGCIQRKHFWGLSQSHSHTTMHVHAKYDVLQHYDPMMRVSSEEIMMLECSWNKATTLLQPPLADSTCNLTIQILPGNDRSPTRCIYKELSILKRLVDSLKTGEVIWAPDMSGPPFLEKVKNMLKGTRKGSFRGKSGTPFLDVGWNSSDFDLYIETVVVGKRQIVDFTDEMWNILSGCSSFQELKDGLTLVFRSVQAGESRPLIVHKNQTTVGNILRDMSQQLRPEPAMMGITPLRMLAELGLQKLQRDYLNIFVGLELASPDQLNPFFLSPGDLAVAVAELYKLQAVLDMVMLCKTYLHLPIHYLSGYTREALKYFSNADRGNYIHKFKFPVKVPVVRVVLENVSPMEWTASMKSRQGNYTAHTITHISTVPPFDHLISEKTFEAARHSREPDYYCTIISCTQDKLR; encoded by the exons ATGATTGGGAGTGGAGACTATTGCGACAGAGAAGCTCTGAAGAG GATGATGAGTGATTCATGGGATGGAAAAGCTGTCCCCTACTCGAAC AAATACGAGATCGAGCAGGCAGTTATGTCAAACCCATTACTGCTGAAGCTAGAGCTACCTGATAAATCCATCCTTGTGCAACGTTGTCAG CAACAGTCAAGGCTAATGTCTAGGTCGAAATCTGAGTCATCGACGTTGTTCATTGACGATGTTTCTGATTCCGAGTGTGAGCTGGAACTCACGGGGTGCCCTCTTGAGTGGCCAATGGAATCGAAAAGCTTTTCACTGATGGAATCGCCACCGTACGAAGACGCCAGCAAAAACTCAGAGTCATCCGTGAGGGATAAGCTGCGTGCTCTTCCTGCCGATGAAGCAAG GACAGTACTAAATGCTGTGGTCAGTATGCTTGGCGTGTGCGGATACGCAACCGAAATCGACCCAGTATGGGTGGCTTGTGATGGGACGGACCCTCAATATACTGCATTCCTGGGTTACCACAAAGGAGGCGGAGCCTGCTCCCGAGCTATAGTCACTTGCAGAG GTCCCATTGAAAGCAAAGAAGATCTCCCTACCTATGGCTGCATCCAGAGGAAACACTTCTGGGGATTGTCCCAGTCTCATTCTCAC ACGACAATGCACGTTCATGCCAAATATGATGTCCTCCAACACTATGACCCGATGATGAGGGTGAGCAGCGAAGAAATAATGATGCTTGAATGCTCATGGAACAAAGCAACGACCCTGCTCCAGCCCCCGCTGGCAGATTCAACTTGTAACCTT ACAATCCAGATTCTGCCAGGAAACGACCGCAGTCCAACGAGATGTATATATAAAGAACTCTCAATCTTAAAG AGGCTCGTGGACAGTCTGAAGACGGGAGAAGTTATATGGGCACCCGACATGTCAGGCCCGCCTTTTTTGGAAAAAGTGAAGAACATGCTGAAAG GAACACGGAAGGGTAGCTTTCGGGGAAAATCGGGAACTCCATTCTTGGACGTTGGGTGGAATTCCTCTGACTTCGACCTCTACATCGAAACAGTGGTGGTGGGGAAGCGGCAAATTGTAGACTTCACTGATGAGATGTGGAACATTCTCTCAG GCTGCTCGTCATTTCAAGAACTGAAAGATGGGCTTACCCTTGTGTTTCGATCTGTGCAGGCGGGAGAGAGCAGGCCTCTT ATAGTCCACAAGAACCAGACTACGGTGGGAAACATCCTGCGCGACATGAGCCAGCAGTTACGTCCAGAACCAGCCATGATGGGCATCACACCACTGCGTATGCTGGCTGAGCTGGGGTTACAGAAACTACAAAGAGACTACCTCAACATCTTTGTTG GTTTGGAGCTGGCAAGCCCAGACCAGCTGAACCCATTCTTTCTGTCCCCCGGGGACCTTGCTGTGGCGGTGGCCGAGCTGTACAAGCTGCAAGCGGTCCTGGACATGGTGATGCTGTGTAAGACCTACTTGCACCTGCCCATTCACTACCTCAGTGGGTACACTAG GGAAGCCCTGAAATATTTCAGCAATGCTGATAGAGGGAACTACATTCACAAGTTCAAGTTTCCGGTAAAGGTGCCTGTTGTCAGGGTGGTGCTTGAAAA CGTATCTCCCATGGAGTGGACGGCTTCGATGAAAAGCCGTCAGGGAAACTATACAGCTCACACTATTACCCACATCAGTACAGTTCCGCCCTTTGATCACCTGATCTCGGAAAAGACATTTG AAGCGGCAAGGCACTCGAGGGAACCAGATTATTATTGCACTATCATCTCCTGCACACAAGACAAGTTGAGATAA